In Aegilops tauschii subsp. strangulata cultivar AL8/78 chromosome 3, Aet v6.0, whole genome shotgun sequence, one genomic interval encodes:
- the LOC109783647 gene encoding protein SENESCENCE-ASSOCIATED GENE 21, mitochondrial, which yields MERVASRCVSLLAQRRGYCAAAAMVKGAGRSAAAEEKTAVAAKSAMAARKDVGAGVEKAAWVPDPVTGYYRPSGAAKEVDAADLRAKLCC from the exons ATGGAGAGAGTCGCGTCGCGCTGTGTCAGCCTCCTCGCACAAAG GAGGGGCTACTGTGCGGCCGCGGCCATGGTGAAGGGAGCAGGGAGGAGCGCCGCTGCTGAGGAGAAGACCGCCGTCGCGGCGAAGAGCGCAATGGCTGCGAGGAAAGACGTGGGCGCTGGCGTGGAGAAGGCGGCGTGGGTGCCGGACCCGGTGACCGGGTACTACCGGCCGTCGGGCGCCGCCAAGGAGGTGGACGCGGCTGACTTGCGCGCCAAGCTGTGCTGCTAA